A window of Glycine soja cultivar W05 chromosome 2, ASM419377v2, whole genome shotgun sequence genomic DNA:
aaaaataactttatatattaaattataaaaataatataataattatcaaagttacatctgtataatttgatttcttttcttctaaaataagttgataaaatttaattgaattatgataatttcggatcatataataattttcctTTCTAACCTCACAAATATATTGCTTTCGTTTTGGTTGGAtatgataattatatttgtaGAAGTTTTTTGtgttaagattaaaaataatatttatggcgggtatatttttaataatatcatgCTAACATGAAGTTCTTAGTCGAAGAATTAATTGGGGAGACACAATATCTTATTTTGGATAATAACAACACTGTCTGTCATACACAGATATACATACAGCATACGTTATCAATCAATGTTCAATAAAGTGAATAAATTCAATAGCAACGTGATCAAGTACACTTATTACAAACAATACAATGCCCGAATCACCCTTAATTAAATTTGCTTTCAGTAGCCATGCCTTGTGGACCATGATGTATTTATGGTTATggctatttttttatgtaatataaaagttattttttaatttataataagagataataaaatttaattatatattacatgAATATTAATTGAATTATGGTGATTTTGGATTGTATCATAATTTTTCCTTTCATACCTCACAAataaattgctttttttttccctGGAGAATTGTTgaaccattttcttttttatttttaatatgtagGAATCAAATATAGTATAAGAATTTACAGTAACTGATACATCCTTCCTCAATCAATGAGTTATGTCTCCTTGataaagtatttttctttttagattaaaattgaGATTGAAATAATACAATCTTGTATTCAACCAAGCAAAACTACGCTTATGTGAACCTATAATGACCCAAGATGTCCTAAAGGTATTCGACCACACCATACATATAGGTATTCggccaaaaaataaataacatttatctaaatttgatttttgataaaaaaaaaataattcttcgtcaaactttatttatttttcggACGAATTCCAGATTAGTTAGAATCACTTCCCTTCCATAAATTAGAGAATTAAGACAAAACAAATAACACTTATATGGCCTTATAATGGCCTAAGGTGTCCTATACGTATTCAGCTAAATACCCACTTGGACCTCCTCTCACGACCAACAAAATGAGATTCACAAGAGATTAAGTTAAACCAAAGGCTTAGGTCACATAAGCTCACTTAGAAGGAAATTACCTAGATGGTAATCCGCCTACCAAGACCACGGTCCAAGGCTAAAAATgtttgtataaataaaattagaaccCAGGTAAAAACTCTTGTgcctaatattaatatatttgttttgccgataaaaaaaactgGTTGATCCGATCTTATCCTATATATTGTCACGTTTTAAGTAGGTTAGGTTCACCTAAAAAGATTGACCCCTATCAAAATATTGAATGAGAGACAGAAATAAACACGTACGGAGTCATGGATAAACATTATTAGTAGCACTAGTATGTCTAGACGGAGTAAAACacctattattatataatttttgtgaCAAACATTATTAGTAGCACCAGCCTCTAGCAAGCTAGGGCGttattacatttttcttttgtcaCATTTAACTACGATGTTTGAAGTTAGATGGCCTCATTGAGCACAAAGCTTGGAAGATCCAAAGCATCATTGCTGCTACCATCTGACAACTTGGAAGCAAAAGACCAAGAAATCACATCATGGGTTTCAACGGAGCCTTCATGCAACCCGGTGGTGGCAGAGAACCCAACGCTCACCCATTCGGGAAGATTACTCTTCAAGTTCACTGTGTCAGAGAGGATGtaacttgttttctttgaaggGTGGATCAGAGAAGCAACCAAGAGGCTCGTGGCGGCATTATAGGTAACGAGAATCTCCGCCACTTGTCCATTGGACAACCCCCACGATGCCGTTTTGACGGACTTGATCGAGTTCACGTCAATGCCGATGTGTCGGTTTGCAGGATCCCATTTTTTGTTCGAGAAAGTATCGAACTCAATCGCCACGGTTTGGAGAGACTTGTCCTTTAAGGGACTGTTGAAAAGACCAAGAAATCCATCGTCGGATTGGGGCTGAGACCCGACGGGTGCCAAGAAGAAGGCAAGCCCGTCAGCTGAGTTTGATTTGTTGGGTGCGAAAATGTTGAATTTAAAGGATGTAGCCCAGCTGGCTACCTTGCCGGTTTCGCTGTCCCAAATCTGGATTGGGGCAGCGTAAAGGGCACGACCGAGAGATCCCGAGGTGGGCACGCCGTTGCTGCCAACTTTGGTGAGTTGTAACACCCCAGAGGATGAAATACTAGCATCTTTTTGGAGCATAATGTTTGGTTGGACTGGGTTGAACTTGTTGAAGGTGAAAGAAACGGTATCGGTCGAGTGTGCCTTGGTAAGTAGCACCAAAAAGAAGGCTAGGGAGACGGAGAGAACAATAGAGAAGTTGGAGGTGGCCATGGCTTTGATTTGTTTGAACTCAAATATAATGCATAGGACTTTCATCGGGTTGTGTATTTATAGTGCAAGGATAGGACTATGACTGTGTCTAAATTTTGAACGCAAAACTTGTAGACTTGAAACTAAAgaacatatatatttcttttatgtttttacatataatgaataaaaaaggcACATGGAAGCTCTTCCAAAAACCTCTAGTAATGTGACAACGTATGTCTTTTTTcatatctatttttcctttttgtcttGCAATTCAATTAGATTAAATTATCTTCAAATTgtgtttttcttatttgataattaaatagtgcaattctttttttttataaaatttatataatttttaccaTCTTATTTATTAGAGTAACGATACCCATTACActcattttcttaaaactcgtttttattttttcttctttatatcgatttctatatttttcatcacattgcatatagaacatacatcattttctctcttaccttttctttttcactctATTTGTCTCTTCCATtcttaccttttctttttcactctATTTGTCTCTTCCATtcttaccttttctttttcactctATTTGTCTCTTCCATTCACTCCTGTCCACCTAAAATGGTATGAACGAGTAACATTGTActctatttattatattttttctttattcataTAGGATAAAATATAGTTGAGatccttataaaatttaaaaagtattcattttatcattataatttttttattaatttagtttttgtaaaagtaaaatatatttttacttattctTAATAGTAACCTCGATAATCTAACGTGATTGACAAATTTACATGtgtaatttgattataaataaattaaataatttgttattgttaaaattacttaaaataaattaaataatttctaattgcTAACacccaaaaaattataatttttcattacttcttaatgattttcttatatattttttttgataaaattaagggAAAAGATGAAGTAATAGTAAATTTTGATGTATTTTGAAAGTGtttaaaaagacaaagaaaaaataattaatcctgttaatcatgttaaaaaattatctaattaataaattataaggacaAAATTAATACCATGAGaccaaaattaatatttcttaaattttataaagacTTTCGAAAGAATGCCAGCTAGCATATAGCGGTCGAACATTCTAgttaactttttcaaatcaatttaaattattgaaataaatacaGAAAGAATCATTGCTTAATAAAGAGACTCATGTAAAACttcattaataatgaaaaatatatattagtaattCATGCCTCTTTATTAAACCTCTGAAGTTGTTAGCCACGTTCAACACGTGGGATATCAGAATTTTTAccatatcttatatttttattcttttttattaatatattttcaaaataataatgccAGCAATTAGaaacattttataataaaaattataaacacacACCCAATTACTCCCTCCATCTCTCAAATAAGTGttgtcttaaatttttttacgcATATCaagaaaaattgataaataaataaaagtaaataaaatttttacaaaattatttttcatatcattaagttatttataatttttgttatctatcattaatattattagagatataaaaaataaaaataatcaatataacatttatttttcttcttatacaaTGTTTAATATGAAACGCAGAGAgtcatttttttgttacagatccatataaacaatcaattaatttttatgttacagATCCATATAAACAATACAGACATAATTGATATTTATGGGGCATATCGtgcacaattaatttttaaggtgCAGATTTTTTATGGCTGATTTTCAAGGGTCGAAGATCCTTCTTTATTAAACCTCTGAAGTTAGTTAGCCACGTGCAACACGCGAGATTCTGGAGTTCTCTCTTTGACGTACGTTGACGTAGTCCCGTTGTAGCGTCCATTGTTGTGCCGTGAAGTACTCCATCAATATTTGATCGATAgctatgaattttaaaaataataataaaattttacaacataattttattagagatataaaagataaaaataatcaatataacacttatttttcatatacaatatttaatatgaaacgtagaaaatcatttttatgttacaaATCCATATAAATTAATGTTGGGACCAGAGGAAAGATAGagctaaaaaatatgaatatatgaaATGTATTATTgagaagttattttaattacaacATGTATTGAGTTTATTTATAGGCAAGagtaattatgcttatttataAGGTTAACCAGTAAACCTGTTGGTTACATAGTAGAGGTATTGAATTACTCTTTTAACACCTCCCTATAATTCAAAAGCTCTAGACTTATACAATACTGAACACTGCTAAAAAAACATGAGAAACACACAATGTTGagcatctttctcagcatcaaaAACCTCttagtttttaatcttttggTCAAAATATCAGCCACTTGAACTTCTGTTGGACAATGATGCAAACCTATCCTTCCTCTGCACACTTGATCCCTAAGAAAATGAAACTTAGTCTCTATATGTTTGCTTCTCCCATGGCTCACAGGATTCTTGGCCAAATCTATGGTAGATTTACTCAAAACTGCCACACTTCAACTCAGCTAGTAAGGACAATAGCCAGAGACCTTGACACGATGCATTGCAGGCAGCTACATACTCAGCCTCACAGGTTCACAGAGCAACAACATCTTGCTTCCTCAAGCTCCAGGATATTGGAGCACCTGATAACAAGAACACAAAACCAAAAGTGCTTCTTCTATCTACTTTATCTCCACACCAGTCTGAATTTGTATAACCCACGAGATGTAGATCACCCTTCTCTTTTTGATTTGGAAACAAAATACCACAATTTTCTATCCCCTTTCGGTATCTCCTGATCCTCTTGGTCGTTGCTAGATGAGATTGCTTTGGACGAGTTGTAAATCTACTAATCACTCCAACACCATGAGAAATCTCTGGTCTACTATGACAAATGAACCTCAAACACCCAACAATTTGTCTATACAAAGTtgcatctaaattttgttcacTTTCTGAGTTGTCAATCTTTAGATTGACCTCTACTGGAACTGCTACTGAGTTGCAGTTTTGCATGTGAAACCTCTTCAAAGTTTCAGTGATGCATTTCCTCTGATGCATTATAATGCCTCTACTAGTCTTCATGAACTCAATGCCCAGGAAGTAAGAAAGTTCTCCAAGGTCAGTCATCTCAAATTCTGACCCTAGCTGTGTATTCAAGTTCTCAATTTCCCCCATGTTGCTTCCTGTAATTACCTAGTCATCTACATAAAGGCATAGCAGTAGATCTTCATCATTCTTGAGAAATTTCACATAGACACCATGCTCTACAATGCATTTCTTGAATCCACTGTCAGTTAGGAATGAGTTAATTCTCTTATTCCATGCTCTAGGTGCTTGTTTGAGCCCATAGAGTGCTTTCTTCAACTTCAACACTTTATCTTCTTGCCCTGCAGTCTCAAATCTAAGAGGTTGTtgtacatatacttcttcttctaGGGGACCATTTAGGAAGGCAGACTTTACATCCATTTACCATAGTTTCCACCCTTTCCAACTTGCCAAAGCATCTATCAACCTCATAGTCTCAAACCTAGCCATTGGTGCAAAGACTTCTTTGTAATCATAGCCTTCTTTCTGCATAAAGCCCTTTGCCACTAGCCTGGCTTTGTGTTTAGCAATACTCCCATCTGGtttgagcttgttcttgaaAACCCATTTGACCTTTATAGTTGTTTTGCCATTTGGTAGACTAGCCAGCTCCCATGTCTTGTTCCTCTCTATGGCTTTCAACTCTTCTCTCATAGTTTGTAACCATACTTCTTTTTTAATTGCTTATTGGAAGGTGACAGGTTCTGCTTCTCCCATCGGTGCTAGATGAACCAATtcaccatcatcatctattgCACTATCAGGAAACATCTCATAGTCTTCTATTCTTGTTGGCAAGCTTCTAGTCCTTGTGGATCTTCTTCCCTCTACTGCTTGAACTACACCTGTAGGTTTAGCTTGAACTTCACCTATAACATCATCAGGTTCTGGTTCACTCAATGTTTTTGTGTTAATTTGCATCATTGGCTTCTTGCTTGGATCATGCTTGTCCTTCATCCATGTGTTCAGCTCATCAAATTGCACATCCCTACTGAAAACTATTTGATTCGTTCTTGGACTTAAGAGTTTGTATGACCCTATAGGATTGTAGCCAACAAAGATCATGTGTTCACTCTTGCCATCCAATTTCTTCCTTGTTTGATCAGGAATATGTCTGTAACATGTTGAGCCAAAAACTCTCATATGCTTCACAGATGGTGTTTTTCTTGACCATACAACTTCTGGTACTTGATTTTTAAGTTGTTGTGTGGGGCACCTATTCAGTACATATGTTGCTGTGACAACTGCTTCTCCCCATAGGGCTTTAGGTAGGTTCTTTCTTCTCAACGTGCTCCTCGCCATGTTCATGATGGTCATGTTTCTTCTCTCAACCACACCATTGTGTTGTGGTGTGTAGGGGGTTGTTACTTCATGTAGGATGCCTTTGTCTGTGCAAAAGGCTTCAATTTCTCTATAGTTGAACTCTCCTCATCCATCTGTTCTAAGGATCTTCAACTTCTTCCCTGGTTGTTTTTCATTCATGGCTGTTAATTTCTTCAGGTTCTCAAATACTTCACTCTTAACCTTGAGTAAGTATGTCTATATTTTCCTACTAAATTCAtcaacaaaagacacaaagaaCCTATTCCCAGCTAGAGAGGGAACCTCAAATGGTCCACAAACATCATAGTACACTACATGTAGTAAATCATTGGTTCTAGTGGGTGTGTAGTTGCTAAATGATGCTCTTGTTTGTTTACTAATCATGCAATGGTCACAAACAGATTTGGGGATTCTAACTTGTGGCAAACCGGTCACCATATCTTTTGCATGTAGAAGGTTTAAATCTTTGAAATTGAGATGTCCATACCTTATGTGCCAAAGCCAAGACTCATCTGATTTGGTTTCTGCATTTAGGCACTGAGAATCAAATGCTCCTAGCTTCACTTGGAAGGTCCTATTCTCTGAGATTTTGGCCTTTAGTattttcttctgcattctgtCAAAGATCTCCATTGTGCCATCATAGAGGTTCATGCTGAATCCTTTCTGTAGTAACTGACCAATGCTTAACAAATTATTCTTCATTGTGGGAACATACAAAACCTCTGTTATCAAGGCCTGGCCTCCATCTTTCCTTTGGATAAGCACATCACCAGTTCCTTCTACTTCTATGACTCTATTGTCTGCGAATTTGACCTTGCTTCTCTTCTTCATATCAAAATTCACCAGCCATTCTTTATGTCCAGTCATATGATTGGGGCCTCCTGAGTCAAGATACCAAGTATCATCATTTCCAGCCTCTGTATTTGTTGCCATCATCAATAACAAGGTGTTGTCTTCTACATCAACATCTTCACCTTTTGCCAAGTTTGCTTTTGGATCTTGTCTCCTTTTGGACTGATTCTGAGTTGGTGCCTGGCATTCTGCAGAGAAATGCCCAATTTTACCATAATTGAAGCATTTAAGCCTCTTTCTATCAAATCTTTTCTTTCCTCCTCTATATTGCTTGTACCCTCCTCTACCATTGGACGATTCAGGTTGTTCTAAGTCATGTTTTTCAGGTTCTTGCTGTTGAGGAGCCTTTCCAACATTTGATCTTGGATCTCTACCCATACCTCATGTTTTGTTGTAGCTTCTACCACTACTTCCTCCTCTTTTGTGAGTTTGTGCTTGCAACGCCTGATCTGTGTGCCTCTCAGTGGTTCTTTCATTGAGCCGTTGCTCATTGGCTTCAAGGGATCCTTGAAGTTCTTCGATCTTCAGAGACTCTATTTTTTCGGATTCCTCCATCGCTACAACGATATGATCGAATCTCAGGGTTAGAGTTCGcaatattttttcaacaatcaTGGATTCTATGATCGTTTCGCCACACGATTTCATTGAATTTGTCAGCTTGATAATCCGATTGAAGAAATCTGCAATCTTTTATGTATCCTCCATTTGCATTAGCTCGTATTGACGCCTCATGGTTTGAAACCTTACTTTCTTCAATTGATTTGCACCGACATTTCCCTTTTCTAGAATGTCCCATGCTTCGATCTTTGGAAGTTGCAGCTTCTGCAATCTTCTCAAAATGGGGAATATCCACAATGTTGGAAAAGTGAcctcaaatatcttaagaagggggggttgaattaagatattacaaattatttccctagttaaaaattctactttgatttcAATGAAAGTTCCAAGTTCCCTTAAAGATGGATTTCTAAACAatgattcaaattaaacaatctgaatataaatggaaagcaataataaataaaagagtttaagggaagagaaagtgcaaactcagatttatactggttcggccacacccttgtgcctacgtcctgtccccaagcaacccgcttgagagttccactatcttgtaaaatccctttacaagttctaaaccacacaaggacaacccctcctttgtgttcagatttctttacaacaagataccctcagtctcttaatccctttttgaGAATTAgagtgaagagaagaagaaatctctcttgaaagagatagattgaacaatttgagcactcaaataattccttattgaattgcaagtgtattggccaaggaatcttaagaggataagaagattttgctttttgagaggataaaacctttttgttctaaaaaactctaagcaaattcgtattccaagtcacatatatatagaccttcgatggccatgtaaaaaccatttgaaaagatgtgacccttggaaataattttctgaaaatccctctggtaatcaattgtaatcgattacatgctttaaaatttgaatcataacGTTCAGTaactattggtaatcgattaccatccacgTGTAATCCATTATAGAGTGTaaagtttaaattcaaatttgtaatggctgttgtaaatcattttggccactggtaatcgattacatcctctggtaatcgattaccagagaataaatctcttgaaaaagactttttaacttaaatttcttggtcaaaccttttgctatttcaatttggaattcccttcctaaaatactagagatcttcttgatgttgtatcttgtattcttggattgttgtcttgaattaaacttgagaagcgcattttcataagacatcaaatcatcacgatcatatggcatcatcaaaacatcaaatgcaaagtgatgtgccatcattttcttctattttctaaaccctttttgcaccattttaattattgattggtattaattttcaattaattaggcatttttattatttgggctcatttagctaatttgatgtttttaatctaatttcaggaattaatgaaacattgagcTTAATCcgaattttggttgtggacttgaagagggcaaataaagcagcgcttaccttagttaatttctaattaggaaatttcgcaattttattttatgttgttcagtgtttatttcgttttgggccagagtattgtaatagggcccagtgactttgagtgactctttttaaatagttgccttgggattcgtgcaggacattctattctgctatgctattttcattattcagagctttggttttaggttttcatgtttttctgttcccttgttacatttttcgttcttaatgcaaatttccgttttctgcttctaattacgagttcattcttgcttcttcttatactttcatttacgtttctgttcatttacgtttctgttcatttacgttcttgttcatttacgtttctgcttcatgtttcatttgcgttttctgtttgaatccatggaaggctagattttctggtgttgtttccttttgaggacgaagcccaactctctttgaggtttcgtttgtaatgtggtttcctggcagttttcccttcaccagttatcccaatttcgtgaatattaatcagtgcatgcttcgtgttcgattaattgcctctgagcctaacttgcgttcatgcttaatggacgaagggctaaatggtgtatgtggtgcctaatcacgtattgaaaaccctaagttgattttcgcttagtaaattgaaatagggttggattaagtggttaactgttagggacgaattctccataacccaggataagagagtggcttttgaatcagaggaaacaacccgtttttaatattagtagtttcgtattccattttatttgttctgctctttaattaccaaacaaccaaaccccccccccccatcgttactgttactgcaagtatattatgaacatttggcttgtcactgctcgttgggaaacgacctaggatcacttcctagttactgcattttaatgtttatttgattcgggtacggcctcgatcaaatttggcgccgttgccggggagcagtgtccaaaggttcataatagctagctagtgttatgtgtttaatcctttcgtgttttatgtttaattgttagtattgtgttagtatgtgtgttagtgttgtttagtgtcctggtattttgtttaatgtgtgttctgtttcagttttcccattaagcgtttcccctgtttcagtcttgggtgttttgctgtgaagattgtgcttgaaaacagagtagtagtagaaatcagcttgcggaaaaacagagtagtagtagaaatcaattagagacggattttagcgaccacccatgctgaattatttgggattttttgttttagtagctagggttgttatttttggctgaatttttttgtggtaacttcttttaatccatattttgtgggaaaaatagctagagccttaagtttggtcagatttgaaagttccaaaaaactagcaaattttgtgtttgtcaaaacttcaaacggccataacttttgctccggttatcagaattgcaattattatatatgcatttggggtagaaaaaaatttcctacgctaTGGCAGCCCGCCATAggctggctgaggtctccatcgtaaaaaaaaaagcgattctgtcaaaagttttttatttttcaagttttattcacttatttttcttaacctaccaattttagctttcatagttagactttgaatttttgtctgaaattttttgtgttatcttctcatcattttataaggttgctcacaaaatttcaagtcatttggatatcatttgagggtagttgtagttcaaacctacacctttatttacatgacaaggcaactagttgtgtgcatgctgaatgtagtgtatgactagaggcaatccatctgacttacaaccctttgatcctgagatagataggacatttcatagattagttaggcatcattttataccttttgatcattctgagcattccataactggtgaatctgtgcattctgttattggtgattttgaacatcctgatcttgagcattataattttgagcattctgattctgagcattctgattttgcacattctgagaacatggaacaacctccacctcgtgagaggactctaagggaaatggctgcacctgatttcacctatgaaagcttgtgcatccaataccctgatgaggatgtcccatatgttcttaaaactggactgattcatttgtttccaaagtttcatggccttgcaggtgaagacccgcacaaacatttgaaagaatttcacattgtctgctccaccatgaaacccccagatgtccaaga
This region includes:
- the LOC114390946 gene encoding lectin DB58-like; this encodes MATSNFSIVLSVSLAFFLVLLTKAHSTDTVSFTFNKFNPVQPNIMLQKDASISSSGVLQLTKVGSNGVPTSGSLGRALYAAPIQIWDSETGKVASWATSFKFNIFAPNKSNSADGLAFFLAPVGSQPQSDDGFLGLFNSPLKDKSLQTVAIEFDTFSNKKWDPANRHIGIDVNSIKSVKTASWGLSNGQVAEILVTYNAATSLLVASLIHPSKKTSYILSDTVNLKSNLPEWVSVGFSATTGLHEGSVETHDVISWSFASKLSDGSSNDALDLPSFVLNEAI